A DNA window from Buttiauxella agrestis contains the following coding sequences:
- a CDS encoding AI-2E family transporter, with translation MLEMLLQWYRRRFSDPEAIALLVILVAGFVILFFFHGLLAPLLVAIVLAYLLEWPTARLQRVGCSRTWATTIILVLFVGILLLMVLVVAPVAWQQGIYLIRDMPGMLNKLSDYAATLPRRYPALVDAGIIDAIAENMRGRMMGMGDQVVKYSLASLVGLLTLAIYLVLVPLMVFFLVKDKEQMLNAVRRVLPRNRGLAGQVWLEMNQQITNYIRGKVLEMLVVGVVTYIGFVIFGLNYSLLLAVLVGFSVLIPYIGAFVVTIPVVCVALFQFGIGPEFWTLFAVYLIIQALDGNLLVPVLFSEAVNLHPLVIILSVVIFGGLWGFWGVFFAIPLATLIKAVVHAWPDSLLIDDKTN, from the coding sequence ATGCTCGAAATGTTGTTGCAATGGTATCGACGACGGTTTAGCGATCCAGAAGCTATCGCGCTACTGGTTATTCTGGTTGCAGGTTTTGTCATCCTGTTCTTCTTCCATGGACTTTTAGCGCCGCTGCTGGTGGCGATTGTTCTGGCTTATTTGCTGGAGTGGCCAACCGCGCGACTTCAACGTGTCGGGTGTTCCCGAACCTGGGCGACGACGATTATCCTGGTGCTTTTCGTTGGCATTTTGCTGTTGATGGTTTTGGTCGTAGCCCCCGTGGCCTGGCAGCAAGGCATCTATCTGATTCGCGATATGCCAGGAATGCTGAATAAACTTTCTGATTATGCCGCCACACTCCCAAGACGTTATCCGGCGTTGGTAGATGCGGGCATTATTGATGCCATCGCTGAGAATATGCGTGGCCGCATGATGGGGATGGGTGACCAGGTCGTGAAATACTCGCTGGCTTCGTTAGTGGGTTTACTCACGCTGGCGATTTACCTGGTGCTGGTTCCGCTGATGGTGTTCTTCCTGGTCAAAGACAAAGAGCAAATGCTCAATGCGGTGCGCCGAGTCTTACCGCGAAATCGTGGGCTTGCAGGGCAGGTCTGGCTGGAGATGAACCAGCAAATCACCAACTATATTCGCGGCAAAGTGTTAGAAATGCTGGTCGTGGGCGTGGTGACGTATATCGGTTTTGTGATTTTTGGGTTGAATTATTCACTGCTGCTTGCCGTGCTGGTGGGGTTCTCGGTGCTGATTCCATACATCGGCGCGTTTGTCGTGACCATTCCAGTGGTCTGCGTGGCGTTGTTCCAGTTTGGCATTGGCCCAGAATTCTGGACGCTTTTCGCCGTGTATCTCATCATTCAGGCGCTGGACGGCAACCTGCTGGTGCCGGTGTTATTCTCTGAAGCGGTGAATTTGCATCCACTGGTGATTATTCTGTCGGTCGTGATATTTGGCGGTTTGTGGGGATTTTGGGGCGTGTTCTTCGCCATTCCACTTGCTACGCTTATCAAAGCGGTGGTTCATGCCTGGCCGGATAGCTTACTGATAGACGACAAGACGAATTAG
- the purC gene encoding phosphoribosylaminoimidazolesuccinocarboxamide synthase codes for MQKQAELYRGKAKTVYSTENPDLLVLEFRNDTSAGDGARIEQFDRKGMVNNKFNHFIMAKLEEAGIPTQMEALLSDNEVLVKKLDMVPVECVIRNRAAGSLVKRLGIEEGIVLNPPLFDLFLKNDEMHDPMVNESYCETFGWVSKENLARMRELSYKANDVLSKIFDDAGLILVDFKLEFGLFNGEVVLGDEFSPDGSRLWDKETLDKMDKDRFRQSLGGLIEAYEEVAKRIGVKLD; via the coding sequence ATGCAAAAGCAAGCTGAGTTGTATCGTGGAAAAGCGAAGACCGTATACAGCACGGAGAACCCGGACCTGTTGGTGCTCGAATTCCGCAATGATACGTCAGCAGGAGACGGTGCGCGCATCGAACAGTTTGACCGTAAAGGCATGGTGAACAATAAGTTCAACCATTTCATTATGGCTAAACTGGAAGAAGCGGGCATTCCTACGCAAATGGAAGCTCTGCTCTCCGACAACGAAGTGCTGGTGAAAAAGCTCGATATGGTGCCGGTTGAGTGCGTCATTCGTAACCGCGCGGCAGGTTCTCTGGTGAAGCGTCTGGGTATTGAAGAAGGTATTGTGCTCAACCCGCCGCTGTTTGACCTGTTCCTGAAAAACGATGAGATGCATGACCCGATGGTCAACGAGTCTTACTGCGAAACCTTTGGTTGGGTGAGCAAAGAGAATCTGGCGCGTATGCGTGAGCTGAGTTACAAAGCTAACGATGTCCTGAGCAAAATCTTTGACGACGCGGGCCTGATCCTGGTCGATTTCAAGCTGGAGTTCGGTCTGTTCAACGGTGAGGTTGTACTGGGTGATGAGTTTTCCCCAGACGGTAGCCGCCTGTGGGACAAAGAAACTCTCGATAAAATGGACAAAGATCGTTTCCGTCAAAGCCTGGGTGGACTGATTGAAGCCTACGAAGAAGTCGCGAAACGTATTGGCGTTAAATTAGACTAA
- the ypfJ gene encoding KPN_02809 family neutral zinc metallopeptidase, with protein MRWQGRRESDNVEDRRNNSSGPSFGGGGGGFRLPGGKGGIILLIVVVVASYYGVDLTSMLGGQPVPQQQSAQRSISPNDDEAAKFTSVILATTEDTWGQIFQKMGRTYQQPKLVMYRGATRTGCGTGQSVMGPFYCPADRTVYIDLSFYDDMKSKLGADGDFAQGYVIAHEVGHHVQKLLGIEPKVRQLQQSASQAEGNRLSVKMELQADCFAGVWGNSMQKQEVLDAGDLQEALNAAEAIGDDRLQQQGQGRVVPDSFTHGTSEQRYTWFKRGFDSGDPAQCNTFGNTVK; from the coding sequence ATGCGCTGGCAAGGTCGTCGCGAAAGCGACAATGTTGAAGACAGAAGAAATAACTCTTCTGGCCCGAGCTTTGGTGGAGGCGGCGGTGGCTTCCGTTTGCCCGGCGGGAAAGGCGGGATAATCTTACTTATTGTGGTGGTTGTGGCGAGTTATTACGGCGTCGATCTCACTTCAATGCTTGGCGGCCAACCGGTTCCGCAGCAGCAATCTGCGCAACGTTCTATCAGCCCTAACGATGACGAAGCGGCTAAATTCACCTCGGTTATTCTGGCAACCACAGAAGATACCTGGGGGCAGATTTTCCAGAAAATGGGTCGTACCTATCAGCAGCCAAAACTGGTGATGTACCGTGGCGCGACGCGCACAGGATGCGGAACGGGTCAGTCAGTGATGGGGCCGTTCTACTGCCCGGCAGACAGGACCGTGTACATCGATCTTTCGTTCTACGATGACATGAAAAGCAAGCTCGGTGCGGATGGTGATTTTGCTCAGGGCTATGTTATTGCTCATGAAGTCGGGCACCATGTGCAGAAATTGCTCGGCATTGAGCCGAAAGTACGTCAGCTTCAGCAAAGCGCAAGCCAGGCTGAAGGCAATCGCCTGTCCGTAAAAATGGAATTACAGGCTGATTGCTTCGCAGGTGTCTGGGGCAACAGCATGCAAAAACAAGAAGTGCTGGATGCCGGAGATTTGCAGGAAGCGCTGAACGCGGCGGAAGCCATTGGCGATGACCGTCTGCAACAGCAAGGGCAAGGACGCGTAGTGCCAGACAGCTTCACTCATGGGACTTCAGAGCAGCGTTACACCTGGTTTAAACGTGGGTTTGACAGCGGCGACCCAGCACAATGCAATACCTTCGGTAATACCGTCAAATAA
- the arsC gene encoding arsenate reductase (glutaredoxin) (This arsenate reductase requires both glutathione and glutaredoxin to convert arsenate to arsenite, after which the efflux transporter formed by ArsA and ArsB can extrude the arsenite from the cell, providing resistance.), translating to MSTVSIYHNPRCSKSRETLSLLKANGVEPEVVLYLETPPDAATLKSLLSKLGFASARDLMRQKEDLYKELNLADSALSEDQLIQAMIENPKLIERPIVLANGEARIGRPPESVLEIL from the coding sequence ATGTCCACCGTTTCTATTTACCACAATCCGCGCTGCTCTAAGAGCCGTGAAACGTTAAGCCTGCTAAAAGCGAATGGTGTAGAACCTGAAGTTGTGCTGTATCTGGAAACCCCGCCAGATGCCGCAACGCTCAAATCGTTATTAAGCAAGTTAGGCTTTGCCAGCGCGCGCGATTTGATGCGTCAGAAAGAGGATTTGTACAAGGAGTTAAATCTGGCAGATTCCGCGTTAAGCGAAGATCAGTTAATTCAGGCGATGATAGAAAACCCTAAATTGATTGAGCGCCCGATTGTGCTGGCAAATGGTGAAGCAAGAATTGGTCGCCCGCCGGAGTCGGTGCTGGAGATTTTGTAA
- a CDS encoding DnaA inactivator Hda has product MNTPAQLSLPLYLPDDETFASFWPGDNPALLAALHSVLRQDHSGYIYFWSREGGGRSHLLHAACAELSQRGEAVGYVPLDKRTWFVPEVLDGMEQLSLVCIDNIECVAGDELWEMAIFNLYNRILESGKTRLLITGDRPPRQLNLQLPDLASRLDWGQIYKLQPLSDDDKLQALQLRAKQRGFELPEDVGRFLLKRLDREMRTLFMTLDQLDHASITAQRKLTIPFVKEILGL; this is encoded by the coding sequence CTGAATACGCCGGCACAGCTATCACTGCCACTCTATTTACCTGATGACGAAACTTTTGCGAGTTTCTGGCCGGGTGATAACCCTGCTTTACTCGCTGCACTCCATTCTGTGCTCCGCCAGGATCATAGCGGCTATATTTATTTCTGGTCGCGAGAAGGAGGAGGGCGCAGCCATCTGCTACATGCCGCCTGTGCGGAACTCTCCCAGCGTGGCGAAGCTGTCGGCTATGTGCCGCTTGATAAACGCACCTGGTTTGTCCCGGAAGTGCTCGATGGCATGGAACAACTTTCGTTGGTGTGCATCGATAATATCGAGTGTGTGGCGGGCGACGAACTGTGGGAAATGGCGATTTTTAATCTCTATAACCGCATTCTGGAATCTGGTAAAACCCGCCTGCTGATCACCGGCGATCGCCCACCGCGCCAGCTGAATCTGCAATTACCCGATCTCGCATCGCGCCTGGATTGGGGGCAAATCTACAAGCTACAGCCATTATCGGATGACGATAAACTCCAGGCCCTGCAATTGCGTGCAAAGCAGCGTGGTTTTGAATTGCCAGAAGACGTGGGACGTTTCCTGTTGAAGCGTCTGGACCGGGAAATGCGCACACTGTTTATGACGCTCGATCAGCTTGATCATGCGTCGATTACCGCACAGCGAAAACTGACTATCCCGTTTGTGAAAGAGATTTTAGGGCTTTAA
- a CDS encoding tRNA(Met) cytidine acetyltransferase TmcA — MEQLRHVTAIMAEAGIRRMMILAGESAWSSQHVQALARQLPGDWLWVGAAPELPLHCATSAMRTLLGREFLHAVFDARNGLDAEALAALAGTLKAGSWLVLLAPLWNDWPMRPDCDSNRWSEQPEAIPTPHFVAHLQHCIDDDNECVLWQQNQALSFPEFAPRPAWHAAQGAPFDEQAAILNELVKMPPGVAVVTAPRGRGKSALAGMLLRMIAGKGLVTAPGKAATDVLAEHAGDRFSFVAPDVLLANTASFQASWLIIDEAAALPAPQLRKLIAHFPRVLLTTTVQGYEGTGRGFVLKFCASLDALTRYTLSTPIRWAANDPLEQLIDTVLLFDEPDVTTAPQGGVSLQTIERHSEMQPSEQLQGMYRLLSGAHYRTSPLDWRRMLDAPGQHFIAAISDDETVGATWLVEEGGLDEHLSRAVWAGFRRPRGNLVAQSLAAHGGSPLAATLKGLRVSRIAVHPLRQRQQIGQQMIAWAKEHAPQDVDYLSVSFGFTDELWRFWQCCGFELVRVGSHREASSGCYTAMALLPLTVQGKALTEHEQTRLQRDICWLQPWIDQSLPVISLAEASLNSDDWLELAGFAFGHRPLEACLGSLNRLLLASDLPLNALRARVQQQSNVDTICQQLQISGRKGLLNVMRQEVQKALEKLDEQQCIALKTSLLQLQFFH, encoded by the coding sequence ATGGAACAGCTAAGGCACGTAACTGCCATTATGGCTGAGGCCGGTATTCGCCGGATGATGATTCTGGCGGGCGAGAGTGCGTGGAGCAGCCAACATGTTCAGGCGCTCGCCCGGCAATTACCCGGCGACTGGTTGTGGGTGGGAGCGGCACCGGAATTGCCGCTGCACTGTGCAACTTCAGCCATGCGCACCTTGCTTGGCCGTGAATTTCTCCACGCGGTTTTTGATGCGCGCAACGGGCTGGATGCTGAAGCGCTCGCCGCTCTGGCTGGAACGCTGAAAGCAGGAAGCTGGTTAGTGCTTCTGGCGCCGCTGTGGAACGACTGGCCGATGCGACCAGACTGCGATTCAAACCGCTGGAGTGAACAACCGGAAGCGATTCCTACCCCTCATTTTGTCGCTCACCTGCAACACTGCATTGATGACGATAACGAGTGCGTGCTCTGGCAGCAGAACCAGGCGCTAAGTTTCCCCGAATTTGCACCACGCCCTGCGTGGCACGCCGCCCAGGGCGCTCCTTTCGATGAGCAGGCAGCCATTCTCAACGAGCTCGTGAAAATGCCGCCCGGTGTCGCGGTAGTGACCGCTCCGCGAGGCCGGGGGAAATCCGCGCTGGCGGGCATGTTATTACGCATGATTGCCGGAAAAGGGCTAGTCACCGCACCCGGTAAAGCCGCGACGGACGTGCTGGCGGAGCATGCGGGCGATCGTTTTAGTTTTGTCGCCCCTGATGTATTGCTGGCGAATACCGCATCTTTTCAGGCCAGCTGGCTCATCATTGATGAAGCTGCGGCACTTCCCGCGCCGCAGCTACGCAAACTCATTGCCCATTTCCCACGAGTTTTACTGACCACCACCGTTCAGGGCTATGAAGGCACCGGGCGCGGGTTTGTTCTCAAATTCTGTGCAAGCCTGGATGCTCTCACGCGTTACACCCTTTCGACCCCCATTCGTTGGGCGGCAAACGATCCGTTGGAACAACTTATCGACACCGTTTTGCTGTTTGACGAACCTGACGTGACGACGGCGCCACAAGGCGGGGTTTCTCTGCAAACCATTGAGCGTCACAGTGAAATGCAACCGTCTGAACAGTTGCAAGGGATGTATCGCCTGCTTTCAGGGGCGCATTATCGAACCAGCCCTCTGGACTGGCGTCGTATGCTCGATGCCCCTGGTCAGCATTTTATTGCCGCTATCAGCGATGATGAAACGGTAGGTGCTACCTGGCTTGTCGAAGAGGGGGGGCTGGATGAGCATCTGAGTCGCGCTGTGTGGGCGGGCTTTCGCCGCCCTCGCGGTAATTTAGTCGCGCAGTCGCTGGCCGCGCATGGGGGCAGCCCGCTTGCCGCAACGCTTAAAGGGTTACGCGTCAGCCGCATTGCGGTGCATCCGCTGCGTCAACGTCAGCAAATCGGCCAGCAGATGATTGCCTGGGCGAAGGAGCATGCGCCGCAGGATGTTGATTACCTTTCGGTCAGCTTCGGTTTCACCGATGAGCTTTGGCGCTTCTGGCAATGTTGTGGATTTGAGTTAGTGCGCGTCGGCAGCCACCGTGAGGCCAGCAGCGGCTGCTACACCGCGATGGCGTTATTGCCATTGACGGTGCAAGGCAAAGCGCTGACTGAGCATGAACAAACCCGGCTACAGCGCGATATCTGCTGGCTGCAACCGTGGATTGACCAATCCTTGCCAGTGATTTCCCTCGCAGAGGCTTCGCTAAATAGTGATGACTGGCTGGAACTGGCCGGTTTTGCGTTTGGCCATCGCCCGCTTGAAGCCTGCCTGGGTTCACTTAATCGTCTGTTACTTGCCAGCGATTTGCCGCTCAATGCGCTGCGTGCGCGAGTGCAACAGCAATCAAATGTGGACACCATTTGCCAACAATTACAGATTTCGGGTCGTAAGGGCTTGCTCAATGTCATGCGCCAGGAGGTACAAAAAGCGTTGGAAAAACTCGATGAGCAACAGTGTATTGCTCTGAAAACCTCGCTTTTGCAATTGCAATTTTTCCACTAA
- a CDS encoding glycine cleavage system transcriptional repressor codes for MTPSPHHYLVITALGADRPGIVNTITRHVSSCGCNIEDSRLAMLGEEFTFIMLLSGTWNAITLIESTLPLKGAELDLLIVMKRTAAQERPAMPATVWVQVEVTDSPHLIERFTNLFDIHHMNIAELSSRTQPAQDGNPAQLYIQITAHSPASQDASVIEDAFKALCTELKAQGSINVVNYPQQDD; via the coding sequence TTGACTCCCTCACCACACCATTATTTGGTCATCACAGCCCTTGGGGCTGACCGGCCGGGTATAGTAAATACCATCACCCGCCATGTGAGCAGTTGCGGCTGTAATATTGAAGACAGTCGCCTCGCTATGCTCGGTGAAGAGTTCACGTTTATTATGCTGCTGTCAGGCACCTGGAATGCGATAACCCTGATTGAATCGACGTTACCGCTAAAAGGTGCCGAGCTTGATTTGTTGATTGTTATGAAGCGAACCGCCGCACAAGAGCGCCCGGCGATGCCTGCGACAGTCTGGGTTCAGGTCGAAGTCACTGATTCGCCTCATTTAATCGAGCGTTTTACCAATCTTTTTGATATTCATCACATGAATATCGCGGAGCTTAGCTCACGGACACAACCCGCTCAGGATGGCAATCCGGCACAGCTCTACATTCAGATTACGGCTCATAGTCCGGCATCTCAGGATGCGAGCGTTATCGAAGATGCGTTCAAGGCCCTCTGTACAGAACTCAAAGCACAGGGCAGTATTAACGTTGTGAATTATCCACAGCAAGATGATTAA
- the dapA gene encoding 4-hydroxy-tetrahydrodipicolinate synthase, giving the protein MFTGSIVALVTPMDEKGNVCRSSLKKLIDYHVASGTSAIVSVGTTGESATLSHDEHGDVVLMTLELADGRIPVIAGTGANATSEAISLTKRFENSGVVGCLTVTPYYNRPTQEGLYQHFKAIAGSTDLPQMLYNVPSRTGCDMLPETVGRLAKIKNIIGIKEATGNLTRVNQIKELVEDDFILVSGDDASALDFMQLGGHGVISVTANVAAREMAEVCKLAANGQYAQARVINERLMPLHNKLFVEPNPIPVKWACRELGLVATDTLRLPMTPLTEASCPVIISALKHAGLL; this is encoded by the coding sequence ATGTTCACTGGAAGTATTGTCGCGCTTGTGACGCCGATGGATGAGAAAGGTAATGTCTGCCGGTCAAGCCTGAAAAAACTGATTGATTACCATGTCGCCAGCGGAACATCGGCGATTGTTTCGGTAGGTACTACCGGAGAGTCTGCTACGTTGAGTCACGACGAGCACGGTGATGTGGTACTGATGACTCTGGAACTGGCCGATGGCCGTATTCCTGTTATCGCAGGGACTGGCGCCAACGCCACCTCTGAAGCTATCTCCCTGACAAAGCGTTTTGAAAACAGCGGAGTGGTGGGCTGCCTGACAGTCACGCCATATTACAACCGCCCAACTCAGGAAGGGTTGTATCAGCACTTCAAAGCAATCGCTGGAAGCACCGACCTGCCGCAGATGCTGTACAATGTACCATCTCGTACCGGTTGCGACATGCTGCCTGAAACCGTAGGCCGTCTGGCGAAGATAAAAAATATTATTGGTATCAAAGAAGCAACCGGGAACTTAACACGAGTAAACCAGATCAAAGAGCTGGTTGAAGATGACTTCATCCTGGTCAGCGGCGATGACGCCAGTGCGCTCGATTTCATGCAATTGGGTGGCCACGGTGTGATTTCCGTGACGGCAAACGTAGCCGCGCGTGAAATGGCAGAAGTGTGTAAACTGGCCGCCAATGGGCAATATGCGCAAGCGCGCGTTATCAACGAACGTTTGATGCCGCTGCACAATAAATTATTTGTAGAACCCAACCCTATCCCGGTCAAATGGGCTTGTAGGGAGTTGGGACTTGTGGCAACCGATACCTTGCGCCTGCCAATGACACCGCTGACTGAAGCCAGTTGCCCGGTGATTATTAGCGCGCTCAAGCATGCCGGTTTGCTGTAA
- the bepA gene encoding beta-barrel assembly-enhancing protease produces MFKQLKKPLVATLMAALLAGPATPAFADVTDQLPDMGTSAGSTLSIGQELQMGDYYVRQLRGSAPLINDPLLVQYINHLGMRLVSHANSVKTPFHFFLINNDEINAFAFFGGNVVLHSALFRYADNESQLASVMAHEISHVTQRHLARAMEDQKKNAPLTWVGALGSILLAMASPQAGMAALSGTLAGTQQGMISFTQQNEQEADRIGIQVLQRSGFDPQAMPTFLEKLLDQSRYSSRPPEILLTHPLPESRLSDARNRANQMRPIVVQSSEDFYMAKARTLGMYNSGRNQLTSDLLDSWAKGNIREQHASAYGRALQAMGSSKWDEARKLLQPLLVAQPANTWYLDLATDIDLGQNKTADAVNRLKNAPDLKQNPVLQLNLANAYVQAKQPAQAAAILNRYTFSHPDDSNGWDLLAQAEAALGNRDQELAARAEVMALVGKLDQAITLLSSASSQVKLGSLQQARYDARIDQFRELQKRFLQYSKM; encoded by the coding sequence ATGTTCAAGCAGTTGAAAAAACCGCTGGTTGCAACTCTAATGGCCGCTCTACTCGCTGGCCCGGCAACACCCGCCTTTGCAGATGTTACCGATCAACTGCCTGATATGGGCACGTCTGCGGGAAGCACTCTGTCGATAGGCCAGGAATTGCAGATGGGCGACTATTATGTTCGTCAGCTGCGAGGCAGCGCTCCTTTAATCAATGATCCTTTGCTCGTACAGTATATTAACCATCTCGGTATGCGTTTAGTTAGCCATGCCAACTCCGTCAAGACACCGTTCCATTTCTTCTTGATCAACAACGATGAAATCAACGCCTTTGCTTTCTTTGGCGGCAACGTGGTGCTGCACTCAGCACTGTTCCGTTATGCCGATAATGAAAGCCAGCTTGCATCGGTTATGGCGCACGAAATCTCCCACGTCACGCAACGCCATTTGGCACGCGCTATGGAAGATCAGAAAAAGAACGCCCCACTCACCTGGGTTGGCGCGTTAGGCTCGATTTTACTGGCAATGGCTAGCCCGCAGGCCGGGATGGCGGCATTAAGCGGCACCCTTGCGGGAACGCAGCAAGGCATGATCAGCTTCACGCAGCAAAACGAACAGGAAGCAGACCGCATTGGTATTCAGGTGTTGCAGCGTTCAGGTTTTGATCCGCAAGCGATGCCAACTTTCCTCGAGAAGCTGCTCGATCAATCACGCTATTCATCGCGTCCGCCGGAAATCCTACTGACTCACCCATTGCCGGAAAGCCGTTTGTCCGATGCCCGAAACCGCGCCAACCAGATGCGCCCGATCGTCGTGCAATCTTCCGAAGATTTTTACATGGCGAAAGCGCGTACGCTCGGCATGTACAATTCCGGGCGTAACCAGTTAACCAGTGATTTGTTAGATAGTTGGGCGAAGGGCAATATCCGTGAACAACATGCCTCTGCCTATGGTCGCGCACTACAGGCGATGGGGAGCAGTAAATGGGATGAAGCTCGCAAGCTGTTGCAACCGTTACTGGTCGCGCAGCCTGCCAATACCTGGTATCTCGACTTAGCGACGGATATCGATCTTGGGCAGAATAAAACGGCAGATGCGGTAAACCGCCTGAAAAACGCCCCGGATCTGAAGCAAAACCCGGTGTTGCAACTTAACCTTGCCAACGCTTATGTCCAGGCAAAACAGCCCGCTCAGGCCGCAGCCATTCTGAATCGTTATACGTTTAGCCATCCTGATGACAGCAACGGCTGGGATTTGTTAGCGCAAGCCGAGGCGGCATTGGGCAACCGTGACCAGGAACTGGCGGCTCGTGCAGAAGTCATGGCGCTTGTCGGCAAACTCGATCAGGCTATTACTCTGCTCAGTAGCGCCAGTTCGCAAGTGAAACTCGGCAGCTTGCAGCAGGCTCGTTATGACGCGAGAATCGATCAGTTCCGCGAATTGCAAAAACGCTTCCTTCAGTATTCTAAGATGTAA
- the bcp gene encoding thioredoxin-dependent thiol peroxidase encodes MSPLKAGDSAPKFSLPDQDGEQINLTDFQGQRVLVYFYPKAMTPGCTVQACGLRDNMDELKKKGVEVLGISTDKPEKLSRFAEKELLNFTLLSDGDHQVCEQFGVWGEKSFMGKTYDGIHRISFLLDGEGKVEKVFDDFKTSNHHDIVVNWLKENA; translated from the coding sequence ATGAGCCCACTGAAAGCCGGTGATAGCGCACCGAAATTTAGCTTGCCCGATCAAGACGGCGAGCAAATAAATTTAACCGACTTCCAGGGACAGCGCGTTCTGGTTTATTTCTATCCTAAAGCGATGACGCCAGGCTGTACCGTGCAGGCGTGCGGTTTGCGCGACAACATGGACGAGTTGAAAAAGAAAGGCGTGGAAGTGCTGGGCATCAGCACCGACAAACCCGAAAAGCTTTCACGTTTTGCCGAAAAAGAGTTACTCAACTTCACGCTGCTTTCTGACGGAGACCATCAAGTCTGCGAGCAATTTGGCGTCTGGGGTGAGAAATCGTTTATGGGTAAAACCTACGATGGTATCCATCGCATCAGCTTCCTGCTGGATGGCGAAGGAAAAGTTGAGAAAGTGTTTGATGATTTCAAAACCAGCAACCATCACGATATCGTGGTGAACTGGCTGAAAGAAAACGCTTAA
- the bamC gene encoding outer membrane protein assembly factor BamC: MAYSVQKSTVAKVAVVSLAMLLAACSTDQRYKRQVSGDESYLDAAPLAEIHAPTGMILPVQNGQYDIPVTNGSGAVGKELDIRPPAQPLALVSGARTQFTGDTATLMVESSRSATLWPQVVSVLQAKNYGIDKRDDATQTLTTDWVQWNRADEDDQYRGRYQISVKPQGYQQAVVVKLLNLEQAGKPVSDAASLQRYSAEMLNSISAGLDKTQTDLQNAKDSRVATQLDVQSAADDTGLPMLVVRGPYNVVWNRLPATLEKVGMKVTDSTRSTGSVAVTYKPLSDSAWQDLGAKDPGLSSGDYKLQVGDLDNRSSLQFIDPKGHTLTQSQNDALVAAFQAAFSK; encoded by the coding sequence ATGGCTTACTCAGTACAGAAGTCGACGGTGGCGAAAGTTGCAGTGGTATCGCTTGCAATGCTGTTAGCAGCATGCAGCACCGACCAGCGTTATAAGCGCCAGGTTAGTGGTGACGAATCCTATCTGGATGCTGCACCCCTCGCGGAAATTCACGCACCGACCGGGATGATCCTGCCGGTGCAGAATGGCCAATATGATATTCCGGTCACCAACGGCAGCGGCGCAGTAGGCAAAGAGCTGGATATTCGTCCGCCAGCTCAACCTCTGGCATTGGTCAGTGGCGCGCGAACCCAATTTACGGGTGATACCGCGACACTGATGGTTGAAAGTTCGCGTAGCGCGACGCTTTGGCCGCAGGTTGTTAGCGTCCTTCAGGCGAAAAACTACGGCATCGATAAACGTGATGACGCGACCCAAACCCTGACGACTGACTGGGTGCAATGGAACCGTGCTGATGAAGATGACCAGTATCGTGGCCGCTATCAAATCAGTGTGAAACCACAGGGCTATCAACAAGCCGTGGTGGTTAAGTTGCTGAACCTGGAACAGGCGGGCAAGCCGGTTTCGGATGCGGCCTCCCTGCAACGTTACAGCGCAGAAATGCTTAACAGCATCAGCGCGGGTCTGGACAAAACCCAGACTGACCTGCAAAACGCCAAAGACAGCCGTGTAGCAACGCAGCTTGATGTACAAAGTGCCGCGGATGACACTGGTTTACCAATGCTGGTGGTGCGTGGTCCGTACAACGTGGTATGGAACCGTTTACCTGCAACACTTGAAAAAGTGGGCATGAAAGTCACGGACTCAACGCGTTCAACCGGCAGCGTGGCGGTAACGTACAAACCATTATCTGATAGCGCATGGCAAGATTTAGGGGCGAAAGACCCGGGTCTGTCCAGTGGCGACTATAAACTGCAAGTTGGCGACCTCGATAACCGCAGTAGTTTGCAGTTCATCGACCCGAAAGGTCACACGCTAACGCAGTCGCAGAATGATGCACTGGTAGCCGCATTCCAGGCAGCTTTCAGCAAGTAA